Proteins co-encoded in one Brassica rapa cultivar Chiifu-401-42 chromosome A02, CAAS_Brap_v3.01, whole genome shotgun sequence genomic window:
- the LOC103853392 gene encoding kunitz trypsin inhibitor 4-like produces the protein MYSNNVPATICGQSTYWYVPPPKAGVIDPLFIAAGPKRSSGLFHIKKINDALGGYKIVFCPNDSDCSDIGIFVDRHGVRRLALSSTPFPVVFMKASGTEALPKTMSIV, from the coding sequence ATGTACTCTAATAACGTCCCAGCCACGATATGTGGTCAGTCAACCTATTGGTATGTCCCTCCCCCGAAGGCTGGCGTCATTGATCCATTGTTCATAGCGGCTGGTCCTAAACGGTCGAGTGGTTTATTccatatcaagaaaataaatgatGCTCTTGGCGGTTACAAGATTGTGTTTTGTCCTAACGATAGCGATTGCAGCGATATTGGGATATTTGTAGACCGACATGGCGTTCGACGTTTGGCTTTAAGCTCTACGCCATTCCCGGTCGTGTTCATGAAAGCTTCTGGGACAGAGGCATTGCCCAAAACTATGTCTATTGTCTGA